Genomic DNA from Pungitius pungitius chromosome 12, fPunPun2.1, whole genome shotgun sequence:
ATTTTTACTCATCCCCTTATTGTTCAATATGGGTGTCCCTTATGTGTGCAGCATaggtttccatggtgatggaGCTAAATTAAAAGTGAGCCAGAATTTAGGTCTTGGAAATGCAGAGCCATGGTCTCTATAAAACTAGTTGTACTAGTCATTCATCAAATACTCAACATGCAGGACTCCTTGCTGTTcgtaatttattttattataaaaaaacctttaaaaaaaacagtatgaGTCCACagtttgtgtttcctttgtacagtaaaaaatattaaattaaaatcccAAAGTTTATGCAGAAAGAGGATGGAGAAACTTCTCCCAGGAGAAGAGTAGGGAGGATATAAAGTCCAAGGAGAGCAGCAAAGGAGACGAGGCAGAAAGAGACGGAGTGCTCACAGCTCCTACTTTTCTCCTAATTTCTGTGCAACACAGTTCATTTGGATCAAAATCCTCTGTTTACTCCAAAACAGAAGAAtcctaaaaacactaaaaaggagCCCATCCAACCCATTTTCTTCACATCCCAGCCCATGTACTCTAAATGTTTCAGGCACACAGGTATGCATTCCCCCTCCCCAAGCCTCCACTGCTCCATATGAAGTGTCTTTAAAGGAAGGAGTGCACACACATTCGAGGGAGAGGGCTAGCACGTTAGCGAGGGAGGAGTCCCTTCCAGCATGGTCCACGTCCGATTCAGAAGCTGGCCATGGCGTCACAATAAGTCCGTTCAACATCTCAATTCACAGCAGAGCCCCAACCACTGCAATACAATACTGACAATTCATTGTTCCCACCTGGACGGACCCAACTAAAGACATctaacgtgaaatgaaatattcactACCCCAgtcaataacaaaaatatatttctatacGAATTATAGCAGTCTCGGTgcacataaaccccccccccccccaagagaaaataaataagtaaacccaaacatttaacaaaaaaacccaTAAGGATATGCATCATGTTTGGatttacattaataataatcCACATTAATTTgccaaataaaaatatttactgACTCACGGGGAAACAATAGttatttgcattaaatcatttcCACTTTAATCCATGACCACTTTTTTATTCctaaaaacatttcttaaaaaaaaaggcaagaacTCCTATTTACCCCCCAAAAATATCACCTTCGTAGTATTCAGCgagaggtggaggtgagggAGTGAAACCGCCCCCCTATGTCCacaattggcaaaaaaaaaatatattaacagCAATAacttacatttaatttattctAATTTATTTAAGGACTGCTTGATTTATTGTTCATCTCCCATAGGAAGTTCAGTTCAATGCATctttattgaaaacattttaaataacatttaataatGGTATAAAAAAGAAAGGCtaagtaataacaataacactgTCCTGGGTGAGTGCAGTTCGTGTGAAGAATCACTGAGCCTTTCAGCTCCACTCAACACGCTAAGTAGAATTCCTACATGATGTCTAAAGGATTGTGATTCATATTCTGGCTCAACTGGTCCTGACCGTTGCCCCCCGGCCCATGTAGACCTGCCATGCCACTCAGCTGGGACAGCATGGCGCTCGGGTCCGACCCAAACTGCTCCATAGAGTTCTGTTGCTGCTGGGTCGTTGGCTGCTGTTGTTGAGGAACTACCATGCCCGGGTGGTGCTGGTTTAGGTGGCCTGGGTGTGGGGACCCCGTCTGCATCTGGGGGGAGATGTGATGTGGAGAGGGCTGGGGCTGCATGCGCGGGGAGGGGCTGGAGTGTGGCGGCTGGGACTGGGGTCTGGGTGAAGGCTGTGGGGATCGCACCTGGTTGGCCAGCGATGTGGACAGCGCCTGGCCCTGCAGGTGTGGGGATTGTGCCATCTGCTGCGGGCTCATGGGATTGCTGTGCTGGGCTGGTGAACCCCCAGGGCCcagatgctgatgctgctgctgctgctgctgctgctgctgatgatgatgctggtgttgttgttgctgttgctgttgctgctggagCAGCCTCTGGTGGAGGGCCTGTTGGAGCATGGCCTGAGGTTGGGGTCCACTTTGAGTGGGCTGAGGGCCCTGAGGTGGCTGCTGAGGACCTCCTACACCCCCTCCGCCTGGCCCAGCATCACCCCCTGGCAGGCCAGCCATGGTattctgctgctgcatctgAAGATGGTGCTGGAGCCTCTGCTGGATTGCTGCCTGCTGTTGGGCCACCGACCCTGGGTAACCTTGGCCCTGCTGGCCTGGGGGACCACCAGGCTGCGGAGGGCCAAGAGGCAGACCTCCAGGTGGGCCCTGTCCCACTGAGGGAGGCTGCATCCCTGGCTGTGCCATGTAGCCCTGCCCCTGTGTTAGCTGTGGTTGCTGGAACTGAACGTGATTTACTCCCATttgttgatgctgctgttgctgctgctgctgctgctggagatgtCGTCTCATGAGCAGGTCTCTGAACTGGGGACTGTTGAGATTCCCCATCTGTGACCCCTGGCCCTGTACACCTCTTACGCCaccttgctgttgttgttgcacctgctgttgttgttgttgttgttgcatctgttgttgttggagagcTGCCACTTGCTGCTGTTGCAAGCCGGTGAGCATcggcctctgctgctgctgctgtaactgctgttgttgtaactgctgctgctgctgtagctgctgtagctgttgttgctgttgttgttgctgctgtagctgttgttgctgctgctgtagctggGCCATGGTTGCCATTTTAACATTTGCCCCTCCCTGACCCCCCATATGCATCCCTGGTTGGCCACCACCTGCAGTATTCATGTTCATCTGTGGGCCTCCTCCAGCCAGAGCATTTGCAACAGCACCTCCCGTGGAACCAGGAAGTCCAGGGactccacctgcccccccctggGCTCCCTTATATTTTGAGGCCCGTTGCTTGATAAAAGCAGCCATGAGCTGTGGGTTTGACCGCAAGATGTTGAGGACTTGCTGCTGCTGGAGTGGTGAGCTGGGCGACCGGAGAGTTCTTAAAAGCTCCTGAAGAGCAGCCTGTGGGATGTTCCCACCTGCAATACCAGCTCCTGGGACTCCCCCAGGGATCCCACCACCAGCACCTTGTTGCTGTGCCATATTCATCAAGGCAGCGTGGTTctgagcctgctgctgctgctgctgctgttgttgctgctgctgttgttgctgttgttgctgctgctgctgttgttgctgttgctgctgttgttgctgctgctgctgctgttgctgctgttgctgctgttgctgctgttgctgctgttgctgctgctgttgctgctgttgctgctgttgctgctgttgctgctgttgctgctgctgctgctgagctgccACCATGGCTGGATGGCTCATTTGGTTCATCATAGCTTGCCTCTGCTGAGGTGGCATCCCCTGGCCAGCccactgctgctgttgtaggtTTTGATGTGCAGCACCCATCCGCTGCTGTTGAAGCTGTACCTGAGGGGGCAGCTGACCCTGCTGAGAGGGTTGCTGTATGGGGCCACCAGCAGCAACCATCATACCTGGTGGAGCACTTTGTTGTTGATCCATGTGGGCCCGAACTGCTGCTGCTTGGCTCTGTGGTGTCATACCCTGGTTTCCAACCATCCCTCCGGCCCCTGGGTGTCCCATGCCCATCTGTTGACCCTGACCCTGTTGATGATGAGGGTGAAGAGGCATCAAGCCCGCAGCTGCTTGTCTTTGCAGACCCATCTTCCTCTGAGCATCGGCTACCTGTTGGATCTTCATGGCAATTTCTACTGCTGCTGGTGGCGGACCAGAAGGGGGCTGTTGTTGATGCTGTGGCAGGGAAGGCTGGCCCTGGGACTGGCCAGGAGGTTGCTGGCCACCAACATTTCCAGCCATGACAGCGCCACCAAGCTGCTGTTGGGGAGGCGTTGCAGAGCCATGGATTGGTTTGCCCTGGGATTGATGTATTGGCGATGAGCCCGGGGGTCTGTTGGCATATTGAGGCAAATTGTTGGGGTGCTGTTGGAGCTGTTGAGGCTTGGACCCTGCTCCACTATGCTGCTGGACCTGAGAAAGCATCTGCTGCTGATGTTGTGGAGAACCCATCATCCCCCCAGGCCCGCCTCCTCCAACCGCCATCTGCGGGAACTGGTGGTGAAGAGGGTGTTGAGAAGTCATGCCACTTTGTGGAGGCATTCCACCTTGCTGCGgttgatgttgctgctgctgctgctgaacccCAGGTCCAGGACACATTCCTTGCTGTGCGCCTGAAGGCATGGTCTGCGTGGGTGTCTGGGGTGTTGGGGGCTGTGTTCCACCAGATGTTGGGGTACTGGGTGCTGTGGTAACATTGTTCCCTGGCGAAGGAAGTCCTACCATATTTCCCCCTGGCGGCCCTACAGCTGGCTGCCCCACCCTCTGCATGCTGGCCATCCTCCTTCTTAACATCTGGGCCTGCTGGAGGcggtgctgcagctgctgctgccggagcTTCTGCTTGATGTTCAGGCAGAACGGGACGGGACATTTGTTCTCCTGACAGTGTTTGGCATGGTAGCAGCATAGAGCAATGAGCTGCTTGCAGATAGGACAGCCGCCATTTGTCTTGCGCTTGCAGCCTTTGGTGTGCTGAACAACACGCTTCATCTTCTGGCAGGACGGCAGGGAGCAGTTGGCGTTGCGACACTGGCAGGCGTGGACCAGTGACTGGATGCAACGTTGGATGCTGAGGCGGCGAGAATCTCCAGGGCTCTGGGTGGCTGCCGCCGCCTGGTTGTTGCTGTCGTCGTCCAGTCCGAGCCCCAGCTTATCCATCTTGTGCTCATGACCTTTAGTGTTGTAACAGGTGATGCACAAGTCATAGTCCTaaggaagggaaggaaaaaGAGGGATGGGGAATTAAACCTGAATCCAAGTGCAGGATTAAATTACTGTGCAACTAAATGCTTCAAATTAGTTTTATGTACCGACTTGGGTGCAGATCGACATGCAATTGATAAGCAAAAAAAACCTTCCGGTTGACATCATGCTGaccatttcacaaaaaaaaaggagaaaaacaaggcaGAAATGGGTCCGGATTCTCACCTCACACACAGTGCAGTGGAAGCGGGTCTCCACATGGTGTTTACACTCATTGCAGGTGTAGACAAAGCGGTCCTGACTCTGGTTGTGCAGCTCCACCAACATACACATGGAGCTCCACTTGGACCTCCTGAGAGAGCTGAACTCCAGATGCTTGTCTCTGGCCAGAGTTAAGAAGGCATCTCGTCCGTCCATCAGGTCACAGGCCATGAGAGGGTCTGGGTCAGTGATGGGGGGCAGCGAGTTGGCGGTGGGGCCAGCGATGAGTCGGATGACAAAGAAGACCTAGGGATTTGAGTGTAGAGGGTCAGCTTTAAGAAGTCTATGCTCGCATAGAGTAAATGTTTTGTGCGGGAACATAGTTTCAACGATACCATAAATAATATTGGCTTTTCATTTTAGTGCAGACTAGTAGGTTGTTTTTATACTGTAGTGAGGAAGAGCTGGCGAATCTCTGAGAAACAACTTTCACGCACAAAAGTGATGCAActctttgtacattttaaaatacagagTAATCATCTTAAATTATTTGTCCGCAGTCCATAAAGGACGTCCAGTTAACATAGCATAAGCTGTACCTGCTCAACAATAAAACAGCAGCTACTGAGATTTAGCACTGACGGCCGCTAATTAACTCAACTTCAATAACCTGGATTCACTGAGTTGAAGTCGATGTAATAACTGACTACAGGTCAGCTTAATGTTCTTGCCATATAATGCAATACAAGAGAAAGCAGCTATTCCTAAAACCACATTAGACCTGCATACCTCCTTATGTTTCTCCATGGTGGCGTAGAGTTTCTGGGAAAGGTCATTGGAAACATTGGGCATCCCTGGTTTCTTCTTATTGGCTCGGCTCATGCTGCTCTTGTTCTTGCTTGTctttttattgttcttttttttggcattcTTGCTGTCACCTTTTGTGATctgaaaggtttaaaaaaacataaatatcttGTTACCCAAAAAAGAGCCTGGAAGTGATAACGAGATCTAGACTCCTACTCTTCTCACATCTGTGCTCTCATTGGAGGTGCTGTTCTCCTCCCTtttccgctcctcctcctcctgctccagctccttgaTGCTCTCCTCCAGCACGTTGGGCCAGAAGTCGCCCTCGAAGTATGGCAGCTCCTTGGCACTGGTCAGCCGGTCCTCTGTGGCTTGCTTGAAGACGTCCTGAGGGGACGCAGAGACGAGTAGTCAATTGCTTGGAGAACACTGGTTCAGTTTATTCTTGACCATAGAAAACTATGGATGGTAAAAACGCCACCACTTGTTCAGTTTAGTAGCTTTTCTGAGTCTTCTGAATGCATCACATGATATTCATTGTTTGCCCAGTGGTCATATAGTTGTGCAtccattttgttatttaaaaaaaaaaaaaaaactaaagaactAATGGATTTGTTGTGAAATTATATTCTGAAAGAATAACACCAGTCTCCTGACCTGGACAGTTTTTAGCTAACTATGCAGTAAAACTATTAAGTAAAATAATTgtgtaatgttttcaggtgAGTCAACGGTGTTAAAGTAGGCGTTAGCTGCTTACCTTTCAAGCCAAATACTGTATAAATtatgaaagtaaaaaatgtctTAACTAGTCAGTAAAATGACTTATTAGCCGTGCGCCGCTGTAGGCATGACCCGGACAGAGATTAAACATTGGTTAAAGGGTCGCCAAAATTACCATCAATGCTGACAACATATTCAGGAACCCAATTttggcctttcacaataagatatcCCGCTTCAACACCTCCAAATAGCGCAATAAAAGCTCTTTGATCGTTGCCCCAGCGGGTCTGagaaccgtagcactaacatatggtagcacttaaattgtacttataatggcactttctataacatgttttgaaactgcttatttgatggaaattgtactttcttgttactcgttctcctgagtttgtatctatgtggaaatgcacttattgtaagtcgatttggataaaagagtcagctaaatgacatgttatgtaatgtgtcttactactttctctcatcaaagtAACTTTCCTGCAGTAGTTCGACGTGTaaatctttatatatatttaggatATTTGACTTTCCGGGCGTCAAATTACCGAGTCATAGTGTCCGGGTCATACTAATTTTAGCTTTTGCTGTCCGTGTTTGGAGACAGTCACcttagtgtttaaaaaaatgagatgGACAACGGTCTTCAAAAGTTTGACATTGTAATATATTGATATTGTGGAAGAGTCAAGATCTCGAGGGGCATTTACTGATATTATTTGTACGATGACTAAAGTGAAATCATGGGTCACCTTGTAATCGTGGACAATGCGCTCAGCAACCGCCTTGTCCAGCATCTTCTTGTACCATTCCTGCAATCGTTTAGGCTTGGGGATCTTCTGATCCATTGGGTGACAATGGAAGATGTAATCATCCCCTTCACTGGGTGGACAGGCCCAGATATGACCCGTTGTGTATCTGAAACAGAGAGACACGTCTCAATTATTAGAAACAGAAGTAAATTGCTTCCCTTTATTCTGTCTGGAGCAGCGCATGGAACACACACCCCGATGAACACACAGCCTCGTCTCTTACCCCTGCCTCCTGACATACTCCAGGTAACCGATCAGGATCTCGTGGTAGACTCCAGTTCTGATTTGTCGTGGTTGGAAGAAGTGTACGCTGTCCAAGTAAGAGATGTACACTCGTCTCTGATTGGGCGGCGGGCAGTCCGAGCCGTACTCTTGAACGTGCatgccaaaaaaacacacatccgcTCCGTCGATGTCCTCGAAAGCGAACAGGGCTTTCATCCGGTAGGGGAAGGAGGCACACATCTCTCCACTATCAACAAACCTGGAGGGAAATGAGACAAAAACACCTTGAGTGAAGTGAACCGCTATGAAATCCAAGAAACGTCATCAACAACTCTCTGCTACCTCGGCCATAATGTTTGATCTTCTGAACTGTCGATAAAACTAGATCACAAATGTGTGAACAGCAACAACTACAACTCCCCACATTTGAATGCTTTTAATGCACGAGTtcataataatttaaataatcaaGTCGCAAGAGTCAAACACAGAGATGTTGACTAAATGTGTTGCACACATATCCACTAGAGCTCAGTCCGACACTGCAGCACTGAATGCATTTGGAAATTAGTGTAGCAGTGGAAGGATTTATGAATATTTAACGCATTTTATGTCCAAATTAAACACAGGACATCAGATGAGCAGTTCTCCAGATATGCCACAGAAGGTGAGCGAGATGTTTAATGGGCAACACCAACTGGTGGGTTATTGCAAATGCATAATGATTTAATAATATTGCcatattttaaaattaattaaaacacaagCATTATTTTACTGTTGTAGCAATGGTTGGTTTCAAACTCAGTGAGATGTTGATCTGAATCAGATTGATGCCTCTGAAATAAAACGTGTCCTGTTGCTATTATGCGTTTATGTGTTAACAGtgtttaaaatattaataaacaCTGCATTCAGCTACTTGTCAGACTTGAGCGTTACTTGCTCTACGGTGCACCGTGGTCAGCCAGCTGTTACCTGGcaacaaaaaacatgtgcatttgtttttggaGTGGAGGACCTTACTCTAGTGCCCACCCAGGTCCGATAACAGCATCAACATCAATGTAGCAAATAGAAGATGGTGTGAACAGAAAGTCATTGCTTTTTGCAACCCGGAGCTTTATAAAGTCTCATCAGTATTTCCCCAGCCACAGCAGATATCCActgttttttcctccaaatACAGTTTACGCCGGCGGACTACTGAGGAGTGTAACTCGAGGCTGTGGAAGAGTTACTCTGCTGCATGAGTGACATTGATTACCTGGACTTCATGCCCGGCTTGACCTCGACCACCTTGTCTGACACATGGACCACGCGGATGGTGACGTCGCCAGAATCCGGGATGTTCTGCCGCTTGATGTAATCGTTGACTCGCGTCTCCAAATAGCACCCCAACTTGGTATGAGGAAGTCCTGCAAAAAACAGTAACGACTATGAGTAAGAGAGATGGGGAATATAAATAAGGCAGAAAAAAGACAGACGTGAGAGCCACGGAGTCTGTGCGTCCATGGTCACTAAACGTGACCATTTTATAAACCTCACCGCCCTCTTCAAGACCGCTACGGGTGGAGTACATGTCTGACTGTATGCAATAAGGATTTAAAAAGGAATAGGAATCTAGCCTTGCTCTGTGCAAAAACCGACTAGCAGCATCTCAATAGCTCACAAGTTAACATGCTGTTATAAACTGCATAAAATCTGAACATGTTGTGGTGTTTGAGAGGTTATGGACCAGAACCTTTCTAGGCCAGGCTACTCAATGGTAGCTCTGCTGTTTGCCCGGCAAGATTAATTAGCGTAAAAACATTGTGAGTGGTTGGAATTTTATCACCAAGCTGTTGGCAGAAACAAAGGAAtaggttttttccccccaatatGTTAAAGTACTACATTTTATATACTATACACTATACATGGCTCTTAGTTGAATGCACAATAACGTACTGCTTCATCACCATTGTAGTAAGGAGGGGAGTGACTATCAACAGAGTTGATGTCTGAAATGCtgtcaataaagaaaaaagaaagaaggatgaCAGCAAAATGACAAACTCCGGAAAACACGGACGAGAAATGAGCCGGTAGATTAGAGACGCTCCACTTACTTTTGGATGCGTATTTGTTCTCTTTCCGCGTCTTGTTAGCCTTCTTGAGGCAGTTGTCACAAACAAAGCTGTGTTAGTGAGAAAACAGAGTAGATGGTTAAACTAGCAGGTTACCATCCGCACCAATGAGTTATTAAGTGGCTTTAATCAAGAGATTACTGTCGTTCACGCCAGTCTTTTTCTTAAACAGTGACAATGACTGCTTTTAATATTATACAGACCACACATGAAGGGAGATAAATCCTGTACATACATTACTTTGTGTCTATTTTCGTAATGATCCAGACTCCAACAATACTctcaaaacaatattcagattCAACATGTTGAAAGGTTTGCGCTCTTTACGATCTTAAACTGGCAGCCTTTATACAGCTGGAGGAGTTTACGGCTTACAGCATCATTATCTACGTTTTGGATGATTCAAAGCTTttcaaggaaaacaaaaaggctacatttattttcaggAGGCAACCACGCAACAGAATGTACAGAGTGTGAAAGCTGACTCACCCTAACGGCCATATGGTATCATGATGCAAGACACAGATCTGGTGCATTTTACGACCGCAGTCACCACATTCCACAAGTCTAAGTAAAGGGAAGACAGGAGACAAAAGATGTTGAAACAGCAAAATTAAAGAgttaataattttaaaaaagtagGATCTTGTAAAATCTTGTGTCTATAATCCATATACAATTACATAAGCCACTTATCTATTTCAGCTTCACAGAAATGGTGCAAATCAAGGTCTATATATGAGAATATGAAAAGGGGCACGTACAACTCTGGGTCGAGTGTGTCGTTCTTCTTTCGTTGAAACTGGTCTTTGTTGATGGACCTGTGGGAAATATCAAGTCACAACAAGGTGATTACCTTTACACTGCAGGCTGTGTGCAGAATACAATATCCTCAATTCAGAAAATGAATATAGGAATTGATGCCCACTGGCTAAATAGTTATATAATAGCTAAATATTGTTATTTTGGTTGTTAATTACACTCATTAAATAAGGGATACGAACTTGTCTTTAAATAGAACATGGTTACTATGAGACGGTGATGTGAAATACTGAAAGGGCGCAACTATGTTATTAAGCAATTAACCAATAGGAAGTGATGACTTCaacacgcgcccccccccacccccctcctctctatGGGCCAAACCGTTCAACAGACTACTACAAAGCCCTTTGAAGTTGTAAAGCTAAGGGAAAGGAAACTGAAACATAGAATGGCACAGAACGTCAGatgcaataaataatataatatataatataaaaatgtatttaaaaagtaatacATTTCCATCACAATTTCACAAAACAAGGTGATGTGATCAAAATATAGGTAATCGTTACATGTACAAGTCCACTACAATCTAAATAAGCTGGTTCCAAATACATGCGCGTCACACAAGAGGAAATTAGTTTgagggaaaatgaaaagaagggTCAAACCAGATGTTAAAGGGTTAATGCCACTGTTGCTTTAAATTGTAATGTTTGTTCCCCAATGAAGTTATTGATAAAGAAGTCAAATGAGAATCAGATTAAAAACGTACTGCTGCTAGTTATCTGTGGTTATACCTCTGTGATAACCAAAAGGTTGTCTTTTGAATGAATAAAGCTGTGTTTATCTTAACCGTTAATTTATGTTTTGTggtctttttaaataacttcTTTGGGGTTTGACAGCCGTTACACCTTTCAAGCTTCTAATAACAGAATTGCATAAAATCTCGACAAGCATTACTCAACACTATCAAAGTTTTGATGGGAGCGCCGTTGTATGTGCGTTGTgggtgtgagagagaagaagaagaagggtgtCGTGGTACTCACGTCTGAGGCTGCGAGGGGTCGTCCCCCAAGGAAACACTCTCGCTCTGGATTTCGTTGAAACACTTCTCACAGAAGTGGTACCTGTCAGCAAGAAGCCCATATTTTGGTGAACTACACCGTTCGTCATCagcacagccaatcacagagcggGGACGAAGAAGCAGCCGCCAATCAGGGCAGGGCAGGAGAGGCCAGGGGCGGACACACAGGAGGAGGCAGTGGGCAAGGTGGGTCGTCGCCAGGAGGAAGCAGCCAATCGTGATGCAGGGTTTTTGTGTGGGCGGGTGTTTTGATTTTGCGCATAAATTGTGGAGTGGATGATTGGTCACACCAAAACAGGCCAATGCAGACATCACAAGCGttaaaaaaggagggagagaaggggagaagggaagtcaaaataaacatttaaaaaaagcgtgaaataaTTTGTCACATGTCAGACGGAGACAATGGAGGgtacagagagggagggggtaaACATGGAGGGTCGGACAAGATGTGAACAACAACCaacagaggacagagagccaaGGCAAAGCAAAGATTAGCGTCAGACGTTCAgtggtaaacaacaacaacaacaacattacagCAACATGAGACCACTAGgagctgtggaggaggaagggggggggtggtgggggatACGAGTCTCCGAACATGAAAGGGTGGACGAGAAAATGGCAAAGTAACAGAGACCCGTCATCCTTTTAGTTCATTTATAAAGTGGGAACCTGCCTTCTCTTTATTTGTGCAATCAGGTGTTTGGGCGTGTACATTTACTCAGAGGGAACAA
This window encodes:
- the LOC119220793 gene encoding histone acetyltransferase p300 isoform X1; amino-acid sequence: MADNVLESGPPSAKRPKLSSPALSVSASDGNDFGSLFDLEQDLPDELINSSDLGLTNGGDVSQLHTSLGGLGRGLALGGQDAATKHKQLSELLRAGAPGHQGGPNSNSTAPGASMGMMGGVGASHGGPQGQQPQQAGLMQQIGMVGGAGALNRAAAMMGAQKGNTGQQQGLMGGQVMNGSPRMGYPGSAGMGNSSNMLAETLQHQSSQQMGHGGPAGMRPQQPGGLNKMSMMANAGPYGGPYGQSGQGLPGAGLGPQLQNKVGLPNTMASPFSMDKKAPPGQGMPGMQQQQPGPVGGVSGSGVAAVGGAQVGLSAVGAGPGTAPPTADPEKRKLIQQQLVLLLHAHKCQRREQANGEVRQCNLPHCRTMKNVLNHMTHCQAGKSCQVAHCASSRQIISHWKNCTRHDCPVCLPLKNAGDKRNQQSLVNSAGVGLVNSLGSGVPGGPSNTPNLNPPNQIDPSSIERAYAALGLTYQGNAIPQQPSQANMSSQGLQGQPGMRNLNTMGGNSMGVNGGVGVQSPNQQSSLLPNALLHGNMNAQSLLNDGLGNLGSMPTATPPSAAGMRKSWHEDITQDLRNHLVHKLVQAIFPTPDPAALKDRRMENLVAYARKVEGDMYESANSRAEYYHLLAEKIYKIQKELEEKRRTRLQKQGIMPGQGGMGSPGPPQVPPSMGQLSMTPGQPPNGPHADPSMVRPSGPNQMVNRMQNPPGMNQFAQMGMQSMGQRSPLPNNSPMNQMGMGAARMGQPNATQLQNQYFPSGQFPASSPGHGSSPIGMNQQGAQTAVPPKQMSTPPSLPASSPAAQSASSAPGSATAVGPMGSVSASGAGSLPNMPPSSASTQNNSYPHCPPIRTNSPSPARSLTPQPHQTPPTLPRSQTPQPQTPSTQQQQQQKQLQQQHHQQQLQQQQHHHQQQLQQQQASQQQQQQQQQQQQQQALQQQQQALQQQQASQQQQQQQHQHLQQQALQQQQQQQQQQQQQALQQQASKQQQQQQHALQQQQQQQHALQQQQQQQQHALQQQQQQQHALQQQQQQQQHALQQHQQQQQALQQQASKQQQQQQQALQQQPPQQQASQQQQSGQEVNSEKAMQLPQQTLGSSASSGLQGGHGSSKPTQNAHVPSQRPQTPLSPKPSLTADGPVSSPSSVSSSANPSSQLTQVDGPAPSQEDSNVEVKKQEDEDEGADTEGEGKGKMGKGQHDVKTEEKPEIKKEKPSGDGCKGEPMDTSSFSASSSVATGEEKKPDVKQEPEEDGAGSASNSSSPASAQSKKKIFKPEELRQALMPTLEALYRQDPESLPFRQPVDPQLLGIPVRIRTSNKTNLQDYFDIVKNPMDLSTIKRKLDTGQYQEPWQYVEDIWLMFNNAWLYNRKTSRVYKYCSKLAEVFESEIDPVMQGLGYCCGRKFEFSPQTLCCYGKQLCTIQRDAAYFSYQNRYHFCEKCFNEIQSESVSLGDDPSQPQTSINKDQFQRKKNDTLDPELLVECGDCGRKMHQICVLHHDTIWPLGFVCDNCLKKANKTRKENKYASKRLPHTKLGCYLETRVNDYIKRQNIPDSGDVTIRVVHVSDKVVEVKPGMKSRFVDSGEMCASFPYRMKALFAFEDIDGADVCFFGMHVQEYGSDCPPPNQRRVYISYLDSVHFFQPRQIRTGVYHEILIGYLEYVRRQGYTTGHIWACPPSEGDDYIFHCHPMDQKIPKPKRLQEWYKKMLDKAVAERIVHDYKDVFKQATEDRLTSAKELPYFEGDFWPNVLEESIKELEQEEEERKREENSTSNESTDITKGDSKNAKKKNNKKTSKNKSSMSRANKKKPGMPNVSNDLSQKLYATMEKHKEVFFVIRLIAGPTANSLPPITDPDPLMACDLMDGRDAFLTLARDKHLEFSSLRRSKWSSMCMLVELHNQSQDRFVYTCNECKHHVETRFHCTVCEDYDLCITCYNTKGHEHKMDKLGLGLDDDSNNQAAAATQSPGDSRRLSIQRCIQSLVHACQCRNANCSLPSCQKMKRVVQHTKGCKRKTNGGCPICKQLIALCCYHAKHCQENKCPVPFCLNIKQKLRQQQLQHRLQQAQMLRRRMASMQRVGQPAVGPPGGNMVGLPSPGNNVTTAPSTPTSGGTQPPTPQTPTQTMPSGAQQGMCPGPGVQQQQQQHQPQQGGMPPQSGMTSQHPLHHQFPQMAVGGGGPGGMMGSPQHQQQMLSQVQQHSGAGSKPQQLQQHPNNLPQYANRPPGSSPIHQSQGKPIHGSATPPQQQLGGAVMAGNVGGQQPPGQSQGQPSLPQHQQQPPSGPPPAAVEIAMKIQQVADAQRKMGLQRQAAAGLMPLHPHHQQGQGQQMGMGHPGAGGMVGNQGMTPQSQAAAVRAHMDQQQSAPPGMMVAAGGPIQQPSQQGQLPPQVQLQQQRMGAAHQNLQQQQWAGQGMPPQQRQAMMNQMSHPAMVAAQQQQQQQQQQQQQQQQQQQQQQQQQQQQQQQQQQQQQQQQQQQQQQQQQQQQQQQQQQQQQQQQQQQQAQNHAALMNMAQQQGAGGGIPGGVPGAGIAGGNIPQAALQELLRTLRSPSSPLQQQQVLNILRSNPQLMAAFIKQRASKYKGAQGGAGGVPGLPGSTGGAVANALAGGGPQMNMNTAGGGQPGMHMGGQGGANVKMATMAQLQQQQQQLQQQQQQQQQLQQLQQQQQLQQQQLQQQQQRPMLTGLQQQQVAALQQQQMQQQQQQQQVQQQQQGGVRGVQGQGSQMGNLNSPQFRDLLMRRHLQQQQQQQQQHQQMGVNHVQFQQPQLTQGQGYMAQPGMQPPSVGQGPPGGLPLGPPQPGGPPGQQGQGYPGSVAQQQAAIQQRLQHHLQMQQQNTMAGLPGGDAGPGGGGVGGPQQPPQGPQPTQSGPQPQAMLQQALHQRLLQQQQQQQQQHQHHHQQQQQQQQQHQHLGPGGSPAQHSNPMSPQQMAQSPHLQGQALSTSLANQVRSPQPSPRPQSQPPHSSPSPRMQPQPSPHHISPQMQTGSPHPGHLNQHHPGMVVPQQQQPTTQQQQNSMEQFGSDPSAMLSQLSGMAGLHGPGGNGQDQLSQNMNHNPLDIM